The proteins below are encoded in one region of Ostrea edulis chromosome 3, xbOstEdul1.1, whole genome shotgun sequence:
- the LOC130053169 gene encoding uncharacterized protein LOC130053169: MITMITDSMIVILLCGVSAVVSAGCETPPYTALRNVKYIPHSKIEVAARVNCPSTEHKAIYVISTWRNETLVLCACEVVMFGGYCPEVNNKNKIQVNFDAPCHNLSSNPCPQKYNASQSFRFTGCFVIFGGIPSPKSLVMKNELLEGTIQQLKTDSEKRLSKLNRIIIEKNNTIKMLNNKINDEKEKFKQKEIIYKCVVASLVILISMMLCFFVKQYCCDRKSDESNDNKLLINCCEKYQTNSEQNQRMLLVGTCEGSDNENKSGDALGSIEGECLEQREVNDVSLEDDIENANDVPLEDDIENASVHTDIPSQNDGFDEVLNIYV, encoded by the exons ATGATAACGATGATCACAG acagcATGATTGTGATTCTCTTGTGCGGTGTGTCTGCAGTAGTGTCTGCTGGATGCGAAACACCACCTTACACAGCACTGAGAAATGTAAAGTACATTCCACATAGTAAAATAGAGGTAGCAGCTCGTGTTAACTGTCCATCAACTGAACATAAAGCTATATATGTGATCAGCACTTGGAGAAATGAAACTTTGGTGTTATGTGCCTGTGAAGTAGTAATGTTTGGTGGATATTGTCCTGAAGTGAACAATAAGAACAAAATTCAAGTGAACTTTGATGCACCATGCCATAATCTTTCGTCAAACCCATGTCCACAAAAGTACAATGCATCACAGAGTTTCAGATTTACAGGTTGTTTTGTAATATTTGGAGGTATTCCGTCTCCAAAATCACTGGTCATGAAAAATGAACTGTTAGAGGGCACAATCCAGCAATTGAAAACAGATAGCGAAAAGCGTTTGTCAAAACTCAACAGGATTATTATTGAAAAAAACAATACGATTAAGATGctgaataataaaataaatgatgaaaagGAAAAGTTCAAACAAAAGGAGATTATCTATAAATGTGTTGTTGCCTCTCTTGTGATTTTAATTTCAATGATGCTGTGCTTCTTTGTAAAACAATACTGTTGTGATAGAAAATCTGATGAATCAAATGACAATAAGCTACTGATAAACTGCTGCGAAAAATACCAAACCAATAGCGAACAAAACCAGAGGATGTTGCTAGTGGGTACATGTGAAGGTTctgacaatgaaaataaatctggtGATGCATTGGGAAGTATTGAAGGTGAATGTTTAGAACAAAGAGAAGTCAATGACGTTTCATTAGAGGATGATATTGAAAATGCCAATGACGTTCCATTAGAGGATGATATTGAAAATGCCTCGGTCCACACAGATATCCCGTCTCAGAATGATGGATTTGATGAAGttcttaatatatatgtatga
- the LOC125654113 gene encoding uncharacterized protein LOC125654113, producing the protein MPPKVPMLLQAPQKCLRAPPNKISDATRVCSAHFLPTEVRRSLNGIRSLKPGSVPSIFAWNSPVKRIRPLRRSLKNMSPVRSAEDNNCSIEEEPELSSCFVDQTGLTPPVSNDHDYSVHTTTKDQLQAAQEEIKDLQEKLVAVERRLFSVERFTTDPQLINFYTGFKNYETLKCLFIALQPTAETMIRWTQMQRHSSNVENMKLNAIRNEALPLIDQFFMFLCRVRQGFPEQDLAVRFNISQSSVSRILITWANYLYTMLGSLPLWPPRCVVDSNMPKCFQETSPHVRVILDCTEIKVQTPSSKVLNSEMYSNYKSHTTFKSLIGITPCGVVAFISSMYTGNISDKAITALSGILDLLEPNDQVMADKGFLIEDLLEKKQASLVIPPFLGEKGKFSALEVALTHEIARLRIHVERAIRRIKEYHIFDGVIPLNLASSINQIWTVCAILTNFRGPLF; encoded by the exons ATGCCCCCAAAAGTGCCCATGTTGTTACAAGCACCCCAAAAATGTTTACGAGCACCTCCAAATAAG ATATCAGATGCAACAAGGGTTTGTTCAGCCCACTTTCTTCCAACTGAAGTACGGCGGTCATTGAATGGAATACGGTCTTTAAAACCAGGGAGTGTACCAAGCATATTTGCTTGGAATTCACCAGTTAAACGGATCAGGCCACTTAGAAGATCATTGAAAAACAT GTCACCAGTACGATCTGCAGAGGATAACAATTGCAGTATTGAGGAAGAGCCAGAATTATCGTCTTGTTTTGTGGATCAGACTGGATTAACACCACCTGTCTCAAATGACCATGATTACAGTGTCCATACTACAACCAAGGACCAACTTCAGGCAGCCCAAGAGGAAATTAAGGATTTACAGGAAAAGCTTGTAGCAGTAGAAAGGAGACTTTTTTCTGTAGAACGATTCACCACAGATCCCCAGTTGATTAACTTTTACActggttttaaaaattatgaaaccttaaaatgtttgtttattGCTCTTCAGCCAACAGCAGAAACAATGATCAGGTGGACGCAAATGCAGAGACATTCCTCAAATGTGGAAAACATGAAGTTAAATGCTATCCGTAATGAAGCATTGCCACTAATTGATCAATTTTTTATGTTCCTATGTAGAGTTCGTCAGGGTTTTCCAGAACAGGACTTGGCTGTTAGATTTAACATATCTCAGTCTTCAGTGAGTAGAATTTTAATAACATGGGCAAATTATTTGTATACAATGCTTGGTAGTTTACCTTTATGGCCACCTCGTTGTGTGGTTGACAGTAACATgccaaaatgttttcaagaaacTTCTCCTCATGTTAGAGTGATTTTGGACTGTACAGAAATTAAAGTTCAAACTCCTAGCTCAAAAGTATTAAATTCTGAAATGTACTCGAATTATAAAAGTCACACAACATTTAAAAGCTTAATTGGGATTACACCTTGTGGTGTTGTTGCATTTATTAGTTCAATGTACACAGGTAACATTAGTGATAAAGCTATTACTGCATTGTCAGGAATTTTGGATTTGTTGGAGCCTAATGACCAAGTCATGGCTGATAAAGGGTTTTTAATTGAGGACTTATTAGAGAAAAAACAAGCTTCTTTGGTAATACCTCCTTTTCTTGGTGAAAAGGGTAAATTTTCTGCTTTGGAGGTAGCACTTACGCATGAAATAGCACGCCTTCGTATTCATGTTGAAAGAGCTATAAGGCGGATAAAAgaatatcatatatttgatGGTGTCATTCCTCTTAATTTAGCTTCATCCATTAATCAGATATGGACTGTTTGTGCAATACTAACAAATTTCAGAGGACCTCTATTCTAG
- the LOC125654115 gene encoding uncharacterized protein LOC125654115, producing MKSKVEFCRTSSDILLSQCECKAGNGHCSHSVGLLYLLCHYLRLGLKAVPPMQSKTSLPQTWHVPQRIEGLEPKPVHSLEICKVNPKKQPPKKKRRVTEGVLPNIYCPVKTIPCVQFKTTLLEQLTAMKSDAQILRILSTDSSSETESLSKFGPVPKGSVLSYQQKPHTSVDDIINHNEQQEFPDLLLPEQPRHYNRVLNNGEHDVFMGMHIDRPHALELEEQTRLQSVTKLWHNIRRHKMTSTMFKDICARRADHEKLAMRLLKSKNIQTVAMKFGLQNEPEAAKLYSDITGNNVYLCGFVINPSSPHLGASPDRKIYDPNSASQYGLLEIKCPDKDSFQECAYLKRTNDGTYKLKHSHQYYYQVMGQMALTGLHWCDFFVKCRQDYHKERINFNEEKWEEIKLSLDRFYFNYFLPKILRMM from the exons GTTGAGTTTTGTCGAACGTCTTCAGACATATTGCTTTCACAATGTGAATGTAAAGCTGGGAATGGGCACTGTAGTCATAGTGTAGGATTATTGTACCTTTTGTGCCACTATTTAAG aCTTGGTCTGAAGGCTGTACCACCAATGCAAAGTAAAACGTCTTTACCGCAGACCTGGCATGTTCCCCAGAGAATCGAGGGTTTGGAACCAAAACCAGTACATAGTTTAGAAATATGCAag GTGAATCCTAAAAAGCAACCACCTAAGAAGAAAAGGCGGGTCACTGAAGGTGTCCTTCCAAACATATACTGTCCGGTTAAAACGATTCCGTGTGTACAGTTTAAGACGACATTACTTGAGCAGCTCACAGCCATGAAGAGCGATGCACAGATTTTACGCATTTTATCTACCGACAGTTCAAGTGAAACAGAGTCTCTATCTAAGTTTGGACCAGTACCCAAAGGATCTGTGCTTTCTTATCAACAAAAACCACATACCTCTGTTGATGATATAATAAACCACAATGAACAGCAAGAATTCCCTGATTTATTACTTCCAGAACAGCCTCGTCATTATAACAGAGTGTTGAACAATGGAGAACATGATGTTTTCATGGGCATGCACATTGATCGTCCTCATGCGTTGGAATTGGAGGAACAAACGCGATTGCAGAGTGTCACTAAGTTATGGCACAACATTCGTCGGCATAAGATGACCTCGACAATGTTTAAGGACATATGTGCAAGGAGGGCAGATCATGAGAAGTTAGCTATGCGTCttttaaaatccaaaaataTACAGACTGTTGCTATGAAATTTGGCTTGCAAAATGAACCTGAAGCAGCAAAATTATATTCCGATATAACTGGAAATAATGTGTACTTGTGTGGCTTTGTTATAAACCCAAGTTCTCCGCATCTTGGAGCATCACCAGACAGAAAAATATATGACCCAAATTCTGCATCACAGTATGGACTTCTAGAGATCAAATGTCCGGACAAAGATTCTTTTCAAGAATGCGCGTACCTTAAAAGGACCAATGATGGGACATACAAACTCAAGCATTCTCATCAATATTACTACCAAGTGATGGGACAGATGGCACTTACTGGGCTCCATTGGTGCGACTTTTTTGTGAAATGTAGACAGGATTACCATAAAGAGAGAATAAACTTTAATGAAGAGAAGTGGGAAGAAATCAAGTTGTCTCTGGACAGATTTTACTTTAATTATTTCTTGCCCAAAATTCTCAGAATGATGTAA